The Neorhodopirellula lusitana genome segment CCTGTTCACCAAGGCGATGGCGATCGTCAACGAAGGCCGCCTCGGTAAGATCACCCGAGTGCAAGCCGCTATCGGCGCCGCTCCCACCAGCCCCGAACTTCCCGTTGCGGAAGTTCCGAAGGGATTGAACTGGGACCTGTGGCTCGGCCCAGCACCCGCTGTCGACTACCGCAGCCTGCGGAAAGGTGGCAAGCGTGCGATGAGCAACTGCCACTACGAATTCCGTTGGTGGTACGAGTACTCCGGCGGCAAGCTGACTGACTGGGGTGCTCACCACGTCGACATTTGCAACTGGGCCCTGAAGCTGAACGGTCAAGCCGATGGACCAATCGGAATCGGCGGTACGTCAGAACACCCCGTCGAATACGTTGACGGCAAGCCACAACAAACCGATCGCTACAACACCGCGACCGCTTTCAATTTCAAAGTGGATTACGCCAACGGTACCGAAATGATCATCCGTCATGACACCGACAATGGTGTTATGATCGAAGGCGAAAAAGGACGAATGTTCGTCAACCGAGGCAAACTTGTCGGCGCGCCAGTGGACGCCCTCAAGGACAATCCGCTTCCCGAAGACGCCATCAGCAAGGTCTACAAGAGCTTGCCGATGACCGGGAACGCTCGCTTCGGTCACTGGGCAAACTTCCTGCACTGCCACCGTGAACAAGTCGAGCCAATCTCGGACGTCCACTCGCACATGCAAATGCTCAACGTTTGCCACTTGGCTGGCATCACCGCTCG includes the following:
- a CDS encoding Gfo/Idh/MocA family protein translates to MTKKPKADSVPTQPATAPQRVIGRRSVLQGLAASAVAIPYFSWNTRSLAEELEADKTPIGLIGAGGMGMGNMQSAKSMLNVVAIADADSGRAESANEKLSGGKADTYEDYRKVIERDDIKVLHIATPDHWHSKPLIEAMLAGKDVYCEKPLTLTIDEGKLIRKVQKETGRIVQVGTQQRSQFNLFTKAMAIVNEGRLGKITRVQAAIGAAPTSPELPVAEVPKGLNWDLWLGPAPAVDYRSLRKGGKRAMSNCHYEFRWWYEYSGGKLTDWGAHHVDICNWALKLNGQADGPIGIGGTSEHPVEYVDGKPQQTDRYNTATAFNFKVDYANGTEMIIRHDTDNGVMIEGEKGRMFVNRGKLVGAPVDALKDNPLPEDAISKVYKSLPMTGNARFGHWANFLHCHREQVEPISDVHSHMQMLNVCHLAGITARLGRDLKWDDTTEKIVGDDEANSMLTRPYREGYEIQM